The following coding sequences are from one Achromobacter sp. B7 window:
- a CDS encoding DMT family transporter encodes MSLNRNTWAAYGSTTLFVLLWSGGAIFAKWGLSHASAFAFLLLRFVLALSVLGLVAWRRKRWLPAPGTRGSVAATGLLLIGVYSICYLLALDHGITPGVLATLLGAQPILTLAVMERRFDKARIAGLLLALAGLVMVVYQSIGMARFSVAGMGFAFAALGSMTLGAMLQKRIEQPPLDVMPLQYAVSLALCLLFAPFQPLTAQWSIGLILPLLWMGLVISVGATLLFYRLIQAGNLVNVTSLFYLVPAGTAALDYLVLGNRLSALSLAGMGAILLGLMLVLRHPAPNIRPARR; translated from the coding sequence ATGTCTCTGAATCGAAATACCTGGGCCGCCTACGGCTCCACAACCTTGTTCGTGCTGCTGTGGAGCGGCGGCGCGATCTTCGCCAAATGGGGGCTGTCGCACGCGTCGGCCTTTGCCTTCCTGTTGCTGCGCTTTGTGCTGGCCTTATCCGTGTTGGGGCTGGTGGCGTGGCGGCGCAAACGATGGTTGCCCGCGCCGGGCACGCGCGGCAGCGTCGCGGCAACGGGCCTGCTGCTGATCGGTGTTTATTCCATCTGCTATCTGCTGGCGCTGGACCACGGCATCACGCCGGGGGTACTGGCCACGTTGCTGGGTGCGCAACCCATCCTGACCTTGGCGGTCATGGAGCGGCGCTTTGACAAGGCCCGCATCGCGGGGCTGCTGCTGGCCTTGGCCGGGCTGGTAATGGTGGTGTACCAGAGCATCGGCATGGCGCGCTTTTCCGTGGCGGGCATGGGCTTCGCGTTCGCGGCGCTGGGCAGCATGACGCTGGGCGCCATGCTGCAAAAGCGCATCGAGCAGCCGCCGCTGGACGTCATGCCGTTGCAGTACGCGGTAAGCCTGGCGCTGTGCCTGCTGTTTGCCCCGTTCCAGCCGCTGACGGCGCAATGGAGCATCGGGCTGATCCTGCCGCTGCTGTGGATGGGCCTGGTGATTTCGGTGGGCGCGACGCTTCTGTTCTATCGCCTGATCCAGGCCGGCAACCTGGTGAACGTCACCAGCCTGTTCTATCTGGTGCCGGCAGGCACGGCTGCGCTGGACTATCTGGTGCTGGGCAACCGCCTGTCGGCGTTGAGCCTTGCCGGCATGGGGGCAATCTTGCTGGGGCTGATGCTGGTGCTGCGGCATCCGGCCCCAAACATCAGGCCAGCGCGACGCTAA
- a CDS encoding tripartite tricarboxylate transporter substrate binding protein: MTVLSHAKAVLAAAIAGVCFSSSALAADPYPNKPIRLIVPFAAGGTTDIVARIVAEGLGRELGQAVVVENRGGGGGSIGADALVRSAPDGYTLGVATVSTMATNPATNPKNPYNPLKDFTPITNLVNVPNVLTVNPAVPAKTLAEFITLLKANPGKYSYASSGAGGIGHLDGELFKSLTKTDMVHVPYRGSGPALNDVIAGQVNAQFDNLPSSMPHIQAGKLRALAVAAPKRLPALPDVPTFKEGGLPEMDNMAWYGLVAPAGTPPAVVERVHAAAVKALQDPKIVQRLADGGSLVDGNTPAQYADQIKRELELRQRIAKERNIVSTN, translated from the coding sequence TTGACCGTGCTGTCTCATGCCAAGGCCGTCCTGGCCGCCGCCATTGCAGGCGTCTGCTTTAGTTCGTCGGCCCTGGCCGCCGACCCCTACCCCAACAAACCCATCCGCCTGATCGTGCCTTTTGCCGCTGGCGGCACCACCGACATCGTGGCGCGCATCGTTGCCGAAGGCCTGGGCCGCGAACTGGGCCAGGCTGTCGTGGTGGAAAACCGGGGCGGCGGCGGCGGCTCGATCGGCGCCGACGCGCTGGTGCGTTCGGCCCCGGACGGCTACACGCTGGGTGTGGCCACCGTCAGCACGATGGCCACCAACCCGGCCACCAACCCGAAAAACCCCTACAACCCGCTCAAGGACTTCACGCCGATCACCAACCTGGTGAACGTGCCGAACGTGCTGACGGTGAACCCGGCGGTGCCCGCCAAGACGCTGGCTGAATTCATCACCCTGCTCAAGGCCAACCCGGGCAAGTACAGCTACGCATCGTCCGGCGCGGGCGGCATCGGCCATCTGGACGGCGAACTGTTCAAGTCGCTGACCAAGACAGATATGGTGCACGTGCCCTATCGCGGCTCGGGTCCGGCGCTGAACGACGTCATCGCCGGCCAAGTCAACGCCCAGTTCGACAACCTGCCGTCTTCGATGCCGCACATCCAGGCGGGCAAGCTGCGCGCGCTGGCCGTGGCCGCCCCCAAGCGCCTACCCGCGCTGCCCGATGTGCCGACGTTCAAGGAAGGCGGCCTGCCAGAAATGGACAACATGGCCTGGTACGGGCTGGTGGCCCCGGCCGGCACGCCGCCGGCCGTGGTCGAGCGCGTGCACGCGGCGGCCGTGAAGGCGCTGCAAGACCCGAAGATTGTCCAGCGCCTGGCCGATGGCGGATCGTTGGTGGACGGCAATACTCCCGCCCAATACGCCGACCAGATCAAGCGTGAACTGGAACTGCGCCAGCGCATCGCCAAGGAACGCAATATCGTTTCGACGAACTGA
- a CDS encoding monovalent cation/H+ antiporter subunit A yields MSLILILALPFAGSLCAALLPSNARNAEAWLAGLIALACVILIASLYPDVANGGVIRADMPWAPALGLQFTLRMDGYAWLFALIVSGMGALVVLYARYYMSPEDPVPRFFSFFLAFMAAMLGVVLSGNLIQLVMFWEMTSLASFMLIAYWHHRLDARRGARMALTVTGAGGLCLLAGVLILGHIVGSYDMDRVLASGDLVRADPWYPAVLVLVALGALTKSAQFPFHFWLPNAMAAPTPVSAYLHSATMVKAGVFLLARFWPVLAGTDQWFWVIGGAGLITLVLGAYAAIFQQDMKGVLAYSTISHLGLITLLLGLNSELALVAAIFHMINHATFKASLFMAAGVVDHETGTRDLSRLSGLYKAMPITATLAMVAAASMAGVPLLNGFLSKEMFFAETTFVSGDRWTQVGLPLLATIAGAFSVAYSLRFILQVFFGPPATDLPRAPHEPPGWMLFPSALLVFMCLLVGIVPSLTVGPFLATAAQSILGANMPEYSLAVWHGVNLPLVMSMVATTAGVLLYLVLRAHQRANPGRVPFIYRLDGRRTFEALLDGSSVAAAWLLRWVASSRLQVQMLLIVLGSLFVAWLPLRAGGWLEGTGRMTPVDPAFALLWLVGGACALGAAYQAKYHRLASLALAGGAGLITCLTFVWFSAPDLALTQLSVEVVTVVLLLLGLRWLPRRIAKDDEEPLKATLLARGRRLRDLLLATAAGTGMAALAYAVLVRPQGDTISSFFVDRALPDGGGTNVVNVILVDFRGFDTFGEITVLGIVALTVYALLRRFRPAAESADLPRQQQEQDGGVPAAPDIKSLVPSGSMMVPTVLVRLLLPTAALISVYFLLRGHNQPGGGFVGGLIFATAVILQYMVGGVYWVESRSRLNPQNWIGIGLLAAGIAAVTAWLAYKPFLAALAWDVALPLIGHVHLSSVLLFDLGVYMLVVGSTVLVLVALAHQSLRAQRKAAAEMQAAAIQTGEA; encoded by the coding sequence ATGTCGCTGATCCTGATCCTCGCTCTGCCGTTTGCCGGCAGCCTGTGCGCCGCGCTGCTGCCTTCCAACGCCCGCAATGCCGAGGCGTGGTTGGCCGGCCTTATCGCGCTGGCCTGTGTGATCTTGATAGCCAGCCTGTACCCCGACGTGGCCAACGGCGGCGTGATCCGCGCCGACATGCCCTGGGCGCCTGCCCTGGGCCTGCAATTTACATTGCGCATGGACGGCTACGCCTGGCTGTTCGCCTTGATCGTTTCCGGCATGGGCGCGCTGGTTGTGCTGTATGCGCGCTACTACATGTCGCCGGAAGACCCGGTCCCGCGCTTTTTCTCGTTTTTCCTGGCCTTCATGGCCGCCATGCTGGGCGTGGTGTTGTCCGGCAACCTGATCCAGTTGGTCATGTTCTGGGAAATGACCAGCCTGGCTTCCTTCATGCTGATCGCCTATTGGCACCACCGCCTGGACGCCCGGCGCGGCGCGCGCATGGCGTTGACGGTGACGGGCGCGGGGGGCCTGTGCCTGTTGGCCGGCGTACTGATCCTGGGCCATATCGTGGGCAGTTACGACATGGACCGCGTGCTGGCCTCCGGCGACCTGGTGCGCGCCGACCCGTGGTATCCCGCCGTGCTGGTCCTGGTGGCTCTGGGGGCGCTGACCAAAAGCGCCCAGTTCCCGTTCCATTTCTGGCTGCCCAACGCAATGGCGGCGCCGACGCCCGTGTCCGCCTACCTGCACTCGGCCACCATGGTGAAGGCAGGCGTATTCCTGCTGGCGCGCTTCTGGCCGGTGCTGGCCGGCACCGACCAATGGTTCTGGGTGATCGGCGGGGCAGGGCTGATCACGTTGGTGCTGGGCGCCTACGCGGCCATCTTCCAGCAGGACATGAAGGGCGTGCTGGCGTATTCCACCATCAGCCACCTGGGCCTGATCACGTTGCTGCTGGGGCTGAACAGTGAATTGGCCCTGGTGGCCGCCATCTTCCACATGATCAACCACGCCACGTTCAAAGCGTCGCTGTTCATGGCGGCGGGGGTGGTGGACCACGAAACCGGCACGCGCGACCTCAGCCGGCTGTCCGGCCTGTACAAAGCCATGCCGATCACCGCCACGTTGGCCATGGTGGCGGCCGCGTCGATGGCGGGCGTGCCCCTGTTGAACGGCTTCCTGTCCAAGGAAATGTTCTTCGCGGAAACCACCTTTGTCAGCGGCGACCGCTGGACCCAGGTCGGCCTGCCGTTGCTGGCCACGATCGCCGGCGCGTTCAGCGTGGCGTATTCGCTGCGTTTCATCCTTCAGGTGTTCTTCGGCCCCCCGGCCACGGACCTGCCGCGCGCCCCGCACGAGCCCCCCGGCTGGATGTTGTTCCCCAGTGCCTTGCTGGTGTTCATGTGCTTGTTGGTGGGTATCGTGCCCAGCCTGACGGTCGGCCCTTTCCTGGCGACCGCCGCGCAGAGCATCCTGGGCGCAAACATGCCCGAATACAGTCTGGCCGTCTGGCACGGCGTGAATCTGCCGCTGGTAATGAGCATGGTGGCGACGACGGCGGGCGTGCTGCTGTACCTGGTTCTGCGTGCGCACCAGCGCGCCAACCCGGGCCGCGTTCCCTTCATCTACCGGCTGGACGGGCGGCGCACGTTCGAAGCGCTGCTGGACGGCTCCAGCGTGGCGGCCGCGTGGCTGCTGCGCTGGGTGGCCTCGTCGCGTTTGCAAGTGCAGATGCTGTTGATCGTGCTGGGCTCGTTGTTCGTGGCCTGGCTGCCGCTGCGCGCGGGCGGGTGGCTGGAAGGCACCGGCCGCATGACGCCCGTGGACCCGGCGTTTGCCTTGCTGTGGCTGGTGGGCGGCGCGTGCGCGCTGGGTGCGGCGTATCAGGCCAAGTACCACCGTCTGGCGTCCCTGGCGCTGGCGGGCGGCGCGGGGCTGATCACCTGCCTGACGTTCGTCTGGTTTTCCGCGCCTGACCTGGCGCTGACCCAGTTGTCGGTGGAGGTGGTGACGGTGGTGCTGTTGCTGCTGGGCCTGCGCTGGCTGCCGCGCCGGATCGCGAAGGACGACGAAGAGCCCCTGAAGGCCACGCTGCTGGCTCGCGGCCGCCGGCTGCGGGATCTGCTGCTGGCCACCGCTGCCGGCACCGGCATGGCCGCGCTGGCGTATGCGGTGCTGGTGCGCCCGCAAGGCGACACGATTTCGTCCTTCTTCGTTGACCGCGCGCTGCCCGACGGCGGCGGTACCAACGTGGTGAACGTCATCCTGGTGGACTTCCGCGGCTTTGACACCTTTGGCGAAATCACGGTGCTGGGCATCGTGGCGCTGACGGTCTACGCACTGCTGCGCCGCTTCCGCCCCGCCGCCGAAAGCGCGGACCTGCCTCGCCAGCAGCAAGAGCAGGACGGCGGCGTGCCGGCCGCGCCGGACATCAAATCCCTGGTGCCCAGCGGCTCGATGATGGTGCCCACCGTGCTGGTGCGCCTGCTGCTGCCCACCGCCGCGTTGATTTCCGTGTATTTCCTGCTGCGCGGCCATAACCAGCCGGGCGGGGGATTCGTGGGCGGCCTGATCTTCGCCACCGCCGTCATCCTGCAATACATGGTGGGCGGCGTGTACTGGGTGGAATCGCGCAGCCGCCTGAATCCGCAGAATTGGATCGGCATCGGCCTGCTGGCCGCCGGCATCGCCGCCGTGACCGCATGGCTGGCCTACAAGCCGTTCCTGGCCGCGCTGGCCTGGGACGTGGCGCTGCCGCTGATCGGCCATGTGCATTTGTCCAGCGTGCTGCTGTTCGACCTGGGCGTGTACATGCTGGTGGTCGGCTCTACGGTGCTGGTGCTGGTGGCGCTGGCCCACCAATCGCTGCGCGCGCAACGCAAGGCCGCCGCCGAGATGCAGGCGGCCGCCATACAAACAGGGGAAGCCTGA
- a CDS encoding Na+/H+ antiporter subunit C, with translation MELIYAIAIGVLAGSGVWLLLRPRTFQFIMGLSLVSYAVNLFIFGMGRLTSARPPVIDPGMAHDPSWYADPLPQALVLTAIVIGFATTALFLVVLLASRGLTGTDHVDGRESQS, from the coding sequence ATGGAATTGATTTATGCCATCGCGATCGGCGTGTTGGCGGGCTCGGGAGTCTGGCTGCTGCTGCGGCCGCGTACCTTCCAGTTCATCATGGGCCTGTCGCTGGTTTCCTACGCGGTGAACCTGTTCATTTTCGGCATGGGCCGTCTTACGTCGGCTCGTCCGCCTGTCATCGACCCGGGCATGGCGCATGACCCGTCCTGGTACGCCGACCCGCTGCCGCAGGCGCTGGTGCTGACGGCTATTGTGATCGGCTTTGCCACCACCGCGCTGTTCCTGGTGGTGCTGTTGGCCTCGCGCGGCCTGACCGGCACCGACCACGTCGATGGACGGGAGTCCCAATCTTGA
- a CDS encoding monovalent cation/H+ antiporter subunit D yields the protein MSFWLQHLPVLPIIVPLFAGAAMLLLADTSRYARGAISMASTLAQLAAAIALLVVAGGGVPGVWPQGVGVYLVGDWPAPFGIVLVVDRLAAVMLTLTAVLGLATLTYSLARWDRAGVHFHSLFQFLLMGLNGAFLTGDLFNLFVFFEVLLAASYGLLLHGSGVARVSAGLQYIAVNLVASFLLLISIALIYGVTGTLNMADLALRAGNLTGAERMLFEAGAAILGIAFLVKAGAWPLNFWLVKGYGSASAPIAAMFSIMTKVGIYALLRIGSLLLPSGAPAAFSLDWMFAAGLATLLFGALGLLATQQLEKIVGYCVIVSAGTLLTALGMPGVTLTGPALFYLLSSVLTTGAFFLLAELIERTRSFGANVLAVTLDAFDLDDPTSVNRSDDVVGVAIPAAMAFLGLAFICCALLVTGLPPLSGFVAKFSLLSAAVSAATESAPPMDAWILVAAVLVSGLAGLVGLGRTGIRVFWASDDRSTPRLRLIEAGPVAVLLLLCVGLAAGAGPVSAYLDDAARSLDQPKSYIEAVMSAQTVRGLKGGS from the coding sequence TTGAGTTTCTGGCTGCAACATCTTCCTGTCCTGCCCATCATCGTGCCGTTGTTTGCCGGCGCGGCCATGCTGCTGCTGGCCGACACCAGCCGTTATGCGCGCGGGGCAATTTCCATGGCGTCCACGTTGGCCCAGCTGGCAGCCGCCATCGCCTTGCTGGTGGTCGCGGGCGGCGGCGTGCCGGGCGTCTGGCCGCAAGGTGTGGGCGTTTATCTGGTGGGCGACTGGCCCGCGCCCTTCGGCATCGTGCTGGTCGTGGACCGGCTGGCGGCGGTGATGCTGACGCTGACGGCCGTGCTGGGCCTGGCCACGTTGACCTATTCGCTGGCCCGCTGGGACCGCGCCGGGGTGCATTTCCATTCGCTGTTCCAATTCCTGTTGATGGGCCTGAACGGCGCCTTCCTGACCGGCGACCTGTTCAACCTGTTCGTCTTCTTCGAGGTGCTGCTGGCGGCGTCCTATGGCTTGCTGCTGCACGGCTCGGGCGTGGCGCGCGTCAGCGCCGGCCTGCAATACATTGCCGTGAACCTGGTGGCGTCGTTCCTGCTGTTGATCAGCATTGCGCTGATCTATGGCGTGACCGGCACGCTGAACATGGCGGACCTGGCCTTGCGCGCCGGCAACCTGACGGGCGCCGAACGCATGCTGTTCGAGGCCGGGGCGGCCATCCTGGGCATCGCTTTCCTGGTCAAGGCCGGCGCCTGGCCGCTGAACTTCTGGCTGGTCAAGGGTTACGGGTCGGCCAGCGCGCCCATTGCCGCCATGTTCTCCATCATGACCAAGGTCGGCATCTATGCGCTGCTGCGTATCGGCTCGCTGCTGCTACCGTCGGGCGCGCCCGCCGCGTTCAGCCTGGACTGGATGTTCGCGGCCGGACTGGCCACGCTGCTGTTCGGCGCGCTGGGGTTGCTGGCGACCCAGCAACTGGAAAAGATCGTGGGCTATTGCGTGATCGTCTCGGCCGGCACCTTGTTGACCGCGTTGGGCATGCCCGGCGTCACGCTGACCGGCCCCGCGCTGTTCTACCTGCTTAGTTCCGTCCTGACGACCGGCGCGTTTTTCCTCTTGGCCGAATTGATCGAACGCACCCGCAGCTTTGGCGCCAACGTGCTGGCCGTGACGTTGGACGCGTTCGACCTGGACGACCCCACGTCGGTCAACCGGTCCGACGATGTGGTCGGCGTGGCCATTCCGGCGGCCATGGCCTTTCTGGGGCTGGCGTTCATCTGCTGCGCCTTGCTGGTGACCGGCCTGCCGCCACTGTCCGGCTTCGTGGCCAAGTTCTCGCTGTTGTCGGCGGCCGTGTCCGCCGCCACGGAATCGGCGCCGCCGATGGACGCATGGATTTTGGTTGCCGCCGTGCTCGTCTCCGGGCTGGCGGGCCTGGTGGGGCTGGGGCGCACCGGCATTCGCGTCTTCTGGGCCAGCGACGACCGCAGCACGCCGCGCTTGCGCCTGATCGAAGCCGGGCCGGTTGCCGTGCTGTTGCTGTTGTGCGTGGGCCTGGCGGCGGGCGCGGGCCCGGTGTCGGCCTATCTTGACGACGCGGCGCGCTCGCTGGACCAACCCAAGTCCTACATCGAAGCCGTCATGTCCGCGCAAACCGTGCGCGGCCTGAAAGGGGGAAGCTGA
- a CDS encoding Na+/H+ antiporter subunit E, with translation MRRVYFLFLPVFLFVLWLVLNESLSAGQIALGAALALWFTWAASRLRPLHARPRRLWKAVPLFLHVTADIIRSNIAVAKLILSPRRNEFSPGFIMIPLTMRDPHGLAMLACIVTYTPGTVWVDLTADHRLKLHVLDLQNEQHWVDLVQQRYERPLMEMFE, from the coding sequence ATGCGCCGCGTTTACTTCCTGTTCCTGCCCGTTTTCCTGTTTGTCTTGTGGCTGGTGCTGAATGAAAGCCTGTCGGCCGGCCAGATTGCGCTGGGCGCCGCGCTGGCCTTGTGGTTCACGTGGGCGGCCTCGCGCCTGCGCCCGCTGCACGCGCGCCCGCGTCGTCTGTGGAAGGCCGTGCCGCTTTTCCTGCACGTGACGGCGGACATCATCCGGTCCAACATCGCCGTGGCCAAGCTGATCCTGAGCCCCCGGCGCAATGAATTTTCACCCGGCTTCATCATGATTCCGCTGACCATGCGCGACCCGCACGGGCTGGCGATGCTGGCTTGCATCGTGACCTACACGCCGGGCACGGTCTGGGTGGACCTGACCGCCGACCACCGCCTGAAGCTACACGTGCTGGACCTGCAAAACGAGCAGCACTGGGTCGACCTGGTGCAGCAGCGCTACGAGCGCCCGTTGATGGAGATGTTTGAATGA
- a CDS encoding K+/H+ antiporter subunit F, with amino-acid sequence MTINTALYWAASFALVCFALGMVCATIRLLRGPTAQDRVLALDTLYINGMLMMLVFGIRSGSSLYFDIALLIALFGFVGSTAMARFLLRGEVIEP; translated from the coding sequence ATGACGATAAATACCGCACTGTATTGGGCGGCATCCTTCGCCCTGGTGTGCTTTGCGCTGGGCATGGTGTGCGCCACCATCCGCCTGTTGCGCGGCCCCACCGCGCAAGACCGCGTGCTGGCGCTGGACACCCTGTATATCAACGGCATGCTGATGATGCTGGTCTTCGGCATCCGGTCCGGCTCCTCGCTCTATTTCGACATTGCGCTGCTGATTGCGCTGTTCGGTTTTGTAGGGTCCACGGCGATGGCGCGTTTCTTGTTGCGCGGCGAGGTCATCGAGCCATGA